A region of Paenibacillus sp. 37 DNA encodes the following proteins:
- a CDS encoding ABC transporter ATP-binding protein encodes MKKGGRLSQVKELGYLLTFMNRKRKTQYAIGLAVTALTQTLFLIAFSLVVHNLVDFAVSRDTSLMVEAFIILGAALFLENIISPWFIYLYQRSVELTVLNIRKRLYDKLCRVRPRFLEQTHHGDLLSRVNNDVTTVEFTFSQVYFVLLLQVVFCIGSIVSMVVIDWRFAGVSFVILLLSSLVSLKFARDIRALSEQGLQTLGKMTEKFKDFMGGIQIVKLFRIRTIYGQYEALNEQMTQTLRQTAKKNGMQAAVNHFISYVTFCGIIVIGSLLYAYGMMGMGSVAALAVLQVNLTHALLNLGMVLSMTQNSLAGAHRIQEVLGEEEEPERLGSSRSELVSEAAVEFRDVEFSYQADKKVLVDMSMQVFPGQVAAIVGASGSGKSTLIKLLLGFYPVDSGDILLQGKPFGHFTLDEIRRQIAYVPQEPFLFTGTIEENIRYGNPGATDEEVVEAAKAAYAHHFIQELPEQYKTPVGERGASLSGGQRQRIAIARAILKNAPILLLDEATSALDNESQHWVQQALNVLMKGRTTILIAHRLSTVEHADLITVMNQGTVVERGRHQDLLALGGYYARLYG; translated from the coding sequence ATGAAAAAAGGCGGAAGGCTCTCGCAAGTGAAAGAACTTGGCTACTTGCTGACGTTTATGAACCGCAAGCGCAAAACCCAGTACGCGATTGGCCTTGCTGTAACGGCGCTCACCCAGACATTGTTTCTGATCGCCTTCAGCTTGGTCGTACATAACTTGGTTGATTTCGCCGTGTCCCGAGATACGTCCCTGATGGTGGAAGCCTTTATTATTTTGGGCGCGGCCTTGTTCCTGGAAAATATAATTTCTCCCTGGTTCATTTACTTATACCAGCGCAGTGTCGAGCTGACTGTGCTGAATATCCGCAAACGTCTTTATGACAAGCTGTGCCGGGTGCGGCCGAGATTCCTGGAGCAGACGCACCATGGGGACTTGCTGTCGCGGGTGAATAACGACGTAACGACCGTTGAGTTTACTTTCTCGCAGGTTTACTTCGTTTTGCTGCTTCAAGTTGTCTTTTGCATCGGCTCCATTGTCTCCATGGTGGTGATCGATTGGCGGTTTGCTGGCGTATCCTTCGTCATTCTGCTGCTGTCCTCTCTGGTCAGCCTGAAATTTGCACGGGATATCCGCGCTTTGTCCGAACAAGGCTTGCAAACGCTCGGTAAAATGACCGAAAAATTCAAAGATTTTATGGGCGGCATTCAAATTGTGAAGCTGTTCCGCATCCGCACGATTTACGGCCAGTACGAGGCGTTGAACGAACAAATGACGCAAACGCTTCGGCAAACGGCGAAAAAGAACGGTATGCAGGCTGCGGTGAACCATTTTATCAGCTACGTCACGTTCTGCGGCATCATCGTCATCGGCAGTCTTCTTTATGCCTACGGAATGATGGGAATGGGAAGCGTCGCCGCTCTGGCAGTTTTGCAAGTGAATCTGACGCACGCCTTGTTGAACTTGGGGATGGTTCTGTCGATGACCCAAAATTCGCTCGCGGGTGCTCACCGGATTCAAGAGGTACTAGGCGAGGAAGAGGAACCGGAGCGTCTGGGATCTTCTCGTAGCGAGCTTGTATCGGAGGCTGCGGTGGAGTTTCGCGATGTGGAATTTTCCTATCAGGCGGATAAAAAGGTACTTGTGGACATGTCCATGCAGGTGTTTCCTGGTCAGGTTGCTGCGATCGTAGGAGCAAGCGGCAGCGGCAAAAGTACACTGATCAAGCTGTTGCTCGGCTTTTATCCTGTGGATAGCGGAGATATCCTGCTCCAGGGAAAACCGTTCGGCCATTTTACGCTGGACGAAATCCGCAGGCAGATTGCATATGTTCCGCAGGAGCCGTTTTTGTTTACCGGCACGATTGAGGAAAACATCCGCTATGGAAACCCGGGTGCAACGGATGAAGAAGTGGTTGAAGCGGCCAAAGCGGCGTACGCTCACCATTTCATTCAGGAACTTCCTGAACAGTATAAAACGCCGGTGGGAGAGAGGGGAGCGTCGTTGTCAGGCGGACAAAGGCAGCGAATTGCGATCGCCCGGGCGATTCTCAAAAATGCTCCGATTCTCCTGCTGGACGAAGCGACTTCTGCATTGGATAACGAATCCCAGCATTGGGTACAGCAAGCTCTGAACGTATTGATGAAGGGACGCACCACCATTTTGATTGCGCATCGTCTCAGCACTGTGGAACATGCGGATTTGATTACGGTCATGAATCAAGGAACGGTCGTGGAACGGGGCCGCCATCAGGACCTGCTGGCGCTCGGAGGTTATTACGCGCGGCTGTACGGCTAG